Proteins from a genomic interval of Acetobacterium woodii DSM 1030:
- a CDS encoding TPM domain-containing protein has translation MRPGGAPGGGGNYGGRGGPSGCGCGMYIIVLVIILIYLVLNGAFGSTIFTGSSEITKSSVDRQSLPAGSVNETEYYTDELGWINNQTKMEDGLKYFYRKTGVQPYVVIIDNVNGSYHPTESELDSYANALYDELFTDEAHLLFVFDEYDDSYMDRYVAGTQAKTVVDTEAADILLDYIDRNYYDSNLTDEEFFSNSFRDAADRIMTVTKSPWISAMTTIGVVFGVVILIILLFVWWRHAKNQKNLEAKQTEEMLNTPLEKFDDVEIEELAKKYQDNPSDHQDEQKE, from the coding sequence ATGAGACCTGGAGGTGCTCCTGGGGGAGGCGGTAACTACGGCGGTCGCGGCGGACCGTCAGGTTGCGGCTGCGGGATGTACATAATTGTTCTGGTAATCATTCTGATTTATTTGGTGCTTAACGGGGCTTTTGGTTCAACTATTTTTACTGGCTCATCTGAAATCACTAAATCAAGCGTAGATCGACAGTCGCTTCCGGCTGGCTCAGTCAACGAAACCGAATACTATACCGACGAACTGGGATGGATTAATAACCAGACCAAAATGGAGGACGGGTTAAAATACTTTTATCGAAAAACCGGCGTACAACCTTATGTGGTGATCATTGATAACGTCAATGGTTCTTATCATCCCACCGAAAGTGAGTTGGACAGTTATGCAAATGCCCTTTATGATGAGTTGTTTACCGACGAAGCTCATCTGCTCTTTGTTTTCGATGAGTATGATGATTCATATATGGATCGTTATGTGGCGGGTACTCAGGCGAAAACGGTCGTTGATACTGAAGCGGCTGATATTCTGTTAGATTATATTGACCGTAATTATTATGACAGCAATCTCACGGATGAAGAATTTTTCAGCAATTCCTTCCGGGATGCGGCCGATCGGATCATGACTGTTACGAAGTCACCATGGATCTCGGCCATGACTACCATTGGTGTTGTCTTTGGCGTGGTGATCTTAATAATTCTGTTATTCGTCTGGTGGCGGCATGCAAAAAATCAGAAAAATTTGGAGGCCAAGCAAACCGAAGAAATGCTGAATACGCCGTTGGAAAAATTTGACGATGTAGAAATCGAAGAGCTGGCGAAAAAATATCAGGATAATCCATCAGATCACCAAGACGAGCAGAAAGAGTAA
- a CDS encoding PspA/IM30 family protein — protein sequence MAILERFSDIIRANINDLLDKMEDPAIMIDQYLIDLLEDLAEVKRSTAEVMGEETRTKRLVDSNNAELEKYASLAKKALVAGNEGDARTFLTRKQELENQASELMDVYAAAHENAMKMRQMHDKLATDIQTLQARRTMIKSKVSIAKTQEILNQASSSTNQTGDAMNAFTRMEAKADHMLDEANAMAELNILPVDPVDALEEKYGESGNTYVDEELAKLKKELGLSQ from the coding sequence ATGGCAATTTTAGAACGATTCAGTGATATTATCCGGGCTAACATCAACGATCTACTGGATAAGATGGAAGATCCGGCGATCATGATCGACCAGTATTTAATTGATTTGTTAGAGGACCTGGCTGAAGTAAAACGTAGCACCGCAGAAGTGATGGGCGAAGAGACCCGCACCAAACGCTTGGTGGACAGTAACAATGCCGAGCTGGAAAAATATGCCAGCCTGGCCAAAAAAGCCCTGGTGGCCGGGAATGAAGGGGATGCTCGAACCTTTCTTACAAGAAAACAGGAATTGGAAAATCAGGCTTCCGAACTGATGGATGTTTATGCTGCGGCCCATGAAAATGCGATGAAAATGCGACAGATGCATGATAAACTGGCCACCGATATCCAAACCCTGCAGGCACGCCGAACCATGATCAAGTCCAAGGTTTCTATTGCCAAAACCCAGGAAATCCTCAATCAAGCCAGCAGTTCAACTAATCAAACCGGGGATGCTATGAACGCCTTTACCCGAATGGAAGCAAAGGCCGATCACATGTTGGATGAAGCCAATGCCATGGCCGAACTGAACATTTTGCCGGTTGATCCCGTAGACGCTCTGGAAGAAAAGTATGGTGAAAGCGGAAATACTTATGTAGATGAAGAATTGGCTAAACTTAAAAAAGAGTTGGGTTTGAGTCAGTAA
- a CDS encoding DEAD/DEAH box helicase, giving the protein MEIQDLIIYQKTIAKREGCYADFPARLSAEIGDFLSTRGITRLYSHQAEMFEAAQAQKNIVITTTTASGKTLSFLLPVLQEILSNPTARAIFVYPTKALASDQYRALVPYLEYFGENRISAGVYDGDTPVNERSRIRKNANIILTNPEMLNSAFLSNHSKFGFDFIFANLKYLVIDELHTYRGAFGSHLANVFRRFKRICRYYHSAPQYLCSSATIANPLELAQGICGQPFIQIDQDGSPAAQRTYLLVQPPRIVGRDQQDLGQLQPTTIAANLIPDLVEGEHNFIAFAKSRKNVEIVLKESRDNLETESFFGPALTDKISGYRGGYTPLERKEIEKKMITGAIRGLVSTNALELGIDIGNIDTTVLVGYPGTRASFWQQTGRAGRCGKDCTNYLILDNQPFDQYIAINPDWLFESSSENAVIDPNNLLIQLAHIRAAAAEIPLTLDDIALFPDLGETIPVLLRAHELTSQNGKFAWTGQAFPAGDFSLRNIDQSRYKLINQENNQEITEMDEMQAFRELHQGAIYMHDGVLFEVIRLNLESHTAFAIPFNGNYYTMPGSHTQIRIIAASHELNEKQIEKRINGAFGDVNVNEMVYMYKKLQFHNHQNLGYEQFEKPLAKDYDTESTWINLPANVVSIYRRLIQWSQNGQIIQNNHFEGVAYAIKNATMMATMTEREDIGVTVSNNAIDLGIDSDEDVYLYLYDRYIGGLGYAEKAFDLILPIINNAIRMVSGCPCEQGCAACIGDYHLDKSLVLWGLRNFLAELALPKGIKLTTSGLAPAVPVIKKPFGFDTLPENWPAFCDYLLRNGERFGSFLSTVMAVEVDGQGLTLVLDQDFYREWVMDASNKKSLINLFSYYTDAPTDLKLAIRIEELRVNPTDKRKKLQRRYENLIDTKIKENQEE; this is encoded by the coding sequence ATGGAAATCCAGGATTTGATCATTTACCAAAAGACCATCGCCAAACGGGAGGGCTGTTATGCTGATTTTCCAGCCCGCCTGTCCGCTGAAATCGGGGACTTTTTGTCAACTCGGGGTATCACCAGACTTTACAGTCATCAGGCTGAAATGTTTGAAGCAGCGCAGGCGCAGAAAAACATCGTTATCACAACCACCACCGCCAGCGGTAAAACCCTAAGTTTTCTACTGCCGGTGCTTCAGGAAATCTTGTCAAATCCCACTGCCCGAGCCATTTTTGTCTATCCCACCAAGGCGCTGGCCAGCGATCAGTATCGGGCGCTGGTGCCCTATCTGGAATACTTCGGGGAAAACCGGATCTCCGCCGGGGTCTATGATGGAGACACCCCGGTCAATGAACGCAGCCGGATTCGCAAAAATGCCAATATCATTTTAACCAATCCGGAAATGTTAAACAGTGCCTTTTTATCGAACCACAGCAAGTTTGGTTTTGATTTTATCTTTGCCAATCTCAAATACCTGGTTATTGATGAGCTTCATACTTACCGGGGCGCCTTTGGTTCCCATCTGGCCAATGTTTTTCGGCGATTCAAACGGATCTGCCGGTATTATCATAGCGCGCCCCAATATCTGTGCAGTTCGGCCACCATTGCCAATCCGCTGGAGCTGGCCCAAGGCATTTGCGGCCAGCCCTTTATTCAGATTGATCAGGACGGTTCCCCGGCGGCGCAGCGAACCTATCTGCTGGTTCAGCCACCCCGGATTGTCGGGCGAGATCAGCAAGATCTGGGACAGCTTCAACCAACGACGATTGCCGCCAATCTAATTCCTGATCTGGTGGAAGGGGAACACAACTTTATCGCCTTTGCTAAATCCCGAAAAAATGTCGAAATTGTTTTGAAAGAATCCCGGGATAATCTGGAAACCGAAAGCTTTTTCGGGCCTGCACTAACCGATAAAATATCCGGTTATCGGGGCGGTTATACGCCGCTGGAACGAAAAGAAATTGAAAAGAAGATGATCACCGGAGCTATCCGGGGACTGGTATCCACCAATGCCCTGGAACTGGGCATCGATATTGGCAATATTGACACCACCGTGCTGGTCGGTTATCCGGGCACCCGGGCTTCTTTCTGGCAGCAGACTGGCCGAGCCGGGCGATGTGGCAAAGACTGCACTAATTATCTGATTCTGGATAATCAGCCCTTTGATCAGTATATTGCCATCAATCCGGACTGGCTTTTTGAAAGTAGCAGTGAAAATGCCGTCATCGACCCCAACAATTTGCTGATTCAACTGGCTCATATCCGGGCCGCCGCCGCCGAAATCCCCCTGACTTTGGATGATATTGCCCTGTTTCCCGATCTGGGCGAAACCATTCCGGTGCTGTTACGAGCTCATGAACTGACCAGTCAGAACGGCAAGTTTGCCTGGACCGGTCAGGCCTTTCCAGCCGGTGATTTCAGCCTGCGAAACATCGATCAGTCCCGCTATAAACTGATCAATCAGGAAAATAACCAGGAAATTACGGAAATGGATGAAATGCAGGCCTTCCGGGAGCTTCATCAGGGTGCCATCTATATGCACGATGGGGTGCTCTTTGAAGTGATCCGGCTGAATCTGGAAAGCCATACTGCCTTTGCCATTCCTTTTAACGGCAATTATTACACGATGCCGGGCAGTCACACCCAGATCCGTATTATTGCGGCCAGTCATGAACTAAATGAAAAGCAGATCGAAAAACGAATCAATGGCGCTTTTGGTGATGTCAATGTTAATGAAATGGTCTATATGTATAAAAAACTCCAGTTTCATAACCATCAGAATCTGGGTTATGAACAGTTTGAAAAACCGCTGGCCAAGGATTATGACACCGAAAGCACCTGGATCAACCTCCCGGCCAATGTGGTCAGTATCTATCGGCGGCTGATCCAGTGGAGCCAAAACGGTCAGATCATCCAGAACAATCATTTTGAAGGGGTCGCCTATGCCATTAAAAATGCGACGATGATGGCCACCATGACCGAACGGGAAGATATCGGGGTGACGGTCTCAAACAATGCCATCGATCTGGGTATCGACTCAGACGAGGACGTGTACCTCTATCTTTATGACCGCTACATCGGTGGCTTGGGCTATGCTGAAAAAGCCTTTGATCTGATTTTGCCGATCATCAACAATGCCATCCGGATGGTCAGCGGTTGCCCCTGCGAACAAGGCTGTGCTGCCTGCATTGGCGATTATCATCTGGACAAAAGCCTGGTACTCTGGGGATTGCGAAACTTCCTAGCAGAGTTGGCACTGCCAAAGGGCATCAAACTGACCACTTCGGGTCTCGCGCCGGCAGTGCCTGTGATAAAGAAACCCTTTGGTTTTGACACCCTTCCGGAAAACTGGCCGGCTTTTTGCGATTATCTCCTGAGAAATGGGGAGCGCTTCGGATCTTTTCTAAGCACTGTTATGGCAGTGGAAGTTGACGGTCAGGGGTTGACTTTGGTGCTGGATCAGGATTTTTACCGGGAATGGGTGATGGATGCCTCTAATAAAAAAAGTTTGATCAATCTGTTTAGCTATTATACCGATGCCCCGACAGATCTGAAACTGGCGATTCGGATTGAAGAACTGCGTGTTAACCCGACCGATAAGAGAAAGAAACTGCAGCGGCGTTATGAAAATCTGATCGATACTAAGATCAAAGAAAATCAGGAAGAGTAG
- a CDS encoding ATP-dependent helicase — protein sequence MKEFENQEKDWAQLNAYQKEAVLDESQTCLVNAHVGSGKTTVLIAKIRHLHEAKGIDYGDMIVLTFTNKAANEIKARLLASDPAIPKAELEGFGTFHSVALDLLKKRLPRERLGYTRTFQVITPDEEQDLALSIIKTEKLKIKYKNRLKKRLEAARLYSADRPVAPGTSDDDEILKLLALLTDEKIGQNKMSFSDLIQNATTLINETPALCPRWIIIDEVQDCDQLQLDFIHSLKNKDTQLFAVGDPNQVIYSWRGSIGNVFAILKQQYQAVEKTLPINYRSSASILSAAKCFLKNGENLKGIREPGSKIVVKNQYNPFNEACYLADKIQVFHEAGVPYSEMAVFYRTQNQSKVFEAVFTKNQIPFEVSLKKKVGDVPVLNWLIKLLRASLNHQDVSSAVEVLAHKEYGEKITAKKARKIVTEGLVEQSLLFNKIQGFRKQCANIKTVPELQGYFDFDLYIHPNAASYQADQDAIRDFLNRMIDDAAKKQRPILDSLISFINSSALYGIDLTSQSNQPIQTRTDAEIDAVKLMTLHAAKGLEFDRVFITGINYGLIPLRLKTPAEEAEERRLFFVGMTRARDYLELSYYTNPDDYHVIPGESRYINMIPPQLVENQSVTSQPVNLPELKRQIQAAQVIQDVEKATAKFACKEQIKNQADPTAPALPPALRRVSHKKYGIGEVISEDETMIEVDFENYGLKTFVKAFSELEVFGDQA from the coding sequence ATGAAGGAGTTCGAAAATCAGGAAAAAGACTGGGCACAGTTAAACGCCTATCAGAAAGAAGCCGTCCTGGATGAAAGTCAGACCTGCCTGGTCAATGCCCATGTGGGCAGCGGCAAAACAACGGTGCTGATTGCCAAGATCCGCCATCTTCATGAAGCCAAGGGGATCGACTACGGCGATATGATTGTGCTGACCTTTACCAACAAGGCTGCCAATGAAATCAAAGCGCGACTGCTGGCATCAGACCCCGCCATCCCCAAGGCAGAACTAGAAGGTTTTGGCACCTTTCATTCGGTGGCTCTGGACTTGCTCAAAAAACGCCTGCCACGAGAAAGATTGGGCTATACCAGGACCTTTCAGGTCATCACCCCCGATGAAGAACAGGATTTAGCGCTGTCGATCATCAAGACCGAGAAACTTAAGATTAAATACAAAAACCGCCTGAAAAAACGGTTGGAAGCGGCGCGGCTTTATTCGGCAGACCGCCCGGTTGCGCCCGGAACTTCCGATGATGACGAGATTCTGAAGCTGTTAGCCTTGCTGACGGATGAAAAAATCGGTCAAAACAAGATGTCGTTTTCCGATCTGATCCAGAACGCCACCACTCTGATTAATGAAACCCCGGCGCTTTGCCCCCGCTGGATTATTATCGATGAGGTTCAGGACTGCGATCAGTTGCAGCTCGATTTTATCCACAGTTTAAAAAATAAGGATACCCAACTTTTTGCGGTGGGCGATCCCAATCAGGTGATCTACAGTTGGCGGGGCAGCATCGGTAACGTCTTTGCCATCCTCAAACAGCAATACCAAGCCGTTGAAAAGACCTTGCCGATCAATTACCGTTCCAGCGCTTCAATCCTTTCTGCCGCCAAGTGCTTTCTCAAAAATGGTGAGAACCTCAAGGGAATTCGGGAACCGGGCAGTAAAATTGTGGTGAAAAACCAGTATAACCCTTTTAACGAAGCCTGCTACCTGGCCGATAAGATTCAGGTCTTCCATGAGGCTGGGGTGCCCTATAGTGAGATGGCGGTTTTTTACCGCACCCAGAACCAGTCGAAGGTTTTTGAAGCTGTCTTTACTAAAAATCAGATTCCTTTTGAGGTGTCACTGAAGAAAAAAGTCGGCGATGTACCAGTGCTCAACTGGCTGATCAAGTTGCTGCGGGCCAGTTTGAATCATCAGGACGTATCCTCGGCGGTGGAGGTGCTTGCCCACAAAGAGTACGGGGAGAAAATCACCGCAAAAAAAGCCCGCAAAATTGTCACTGAAGGACTGGTTGAACAGTCGCTGCTGTTTAATAAAATCCAGGGTTTTCGGAAGCAATGCGCCAACATTAAAACGGTCCCAGAATTGCAAGGATATTTTGATTTTGATTTGTATATCCACCCCAACGCCGCCAGCTATCAAGCCGATCAAGATGCGATCCGGGACTTTTTAAACCGGATGATTGATGATGCCGCAAAAAAACAGCGGCCGATTCTCGACAGCCTCATAAGTTTTATTAATTCATCGGCACTATATGGTATCGATCTGACCAGCCAATCAAATCAACCAATTCAGACTAGAACGGACGCAGAGATCGACGCCGTGAAGCTGATGACCCTCCACGCCGCCAAGGGGTTGGAGTTTGACCGGGTTTTTATCACCGGCATCAATTACGGTCTGATCCCCTTGCGTTTGAAAACCCCGGCTGAGGAAGCCGAAGAACGGCGGCTGTTTTTTGTTGGCATGACCCGAGCCCGGGATTATCTGGAGCTTTCCTATTATACCAATCCCGATGACTACCACGTTATCCCCGGCGAAAGCCGCTACATCAATATGATTCCGCCCCAGCTGGTTGAGAATCAATCCGTTACCAGTCAGCCCGTTAATCTGCCGGAGTTGAAGCGTCAGATCCAAGCGGCGCAGGTGATTCAGGACGTGGAAAAAGCCACCGCAAAGTTTGCGTGCAAAGAGCAAATCAAAAACCAGGCCGATCCCACCGCACCAGCACTCCCGCCAGCCCTTCGCCGGGTCAGCCATAAAAAATATGGAATCGGCGAGGTCATCAGTGAAGATGAAACCATGATTGAGGTCGATTTTGAAAATTATGGGTTGAAGACCTTTGTTAAGGCCTTCAGCGAGCTGGAGGTTTTTGGGGATCAGGCATGA
- a CDS encoding EFR1 family ferrodoxin (N-terminal region resembles flavodoxins. C-terminal ferrodoxin region binds two 4Fe-4S clusters.) has protein sequence MKLQSIKLVYFSPTGTTKTVVESVMRGIDADSIKLERIDLTKPATRQKPLQTGENDLLLVGVPVYMGRVPEVVQAWLQSIKAQNTPAVCIVVYGNRDYGDALIELKDILAADGCLPIAAGAFIGEHSFSSAETPIAADRPDLRDISQAEAFGCKIKDKLDAIQSVAEIGGLNVPGEFPYRGETKLWDVDFITVNSDCNQCQLCADICPAGAIDVENSRLINQEKCITCCTCIKNCPQQARTIKHGPVHDASVRLNTLFKEPKQPELFY, from the coding sequence ATGAAGCTACAATCAATAAAACTTGTTTATTTTTCACCAACAGGAACCACAAAAACGGTGGTTGAAAGCGTTATGCGTGGCATTGACGCCGATTCAATAAAACTGGAACGGATTGATCTGACCAAACCGGCTACTCGGCAAAAACCCCTGCAAACTGGGGAAAACGACTTACTACTTGTTGGGGTACCGGTTTATATGGGAAGGGTGCCGGAAGTGGTTCAGGCCTGGCTCCAGTCCATAAAAGCTCAGAATACGCCGGCGGTCTGTATTGTTGTCTATGGTAACCGGGACTATGGCGATGCCCTGATCGAGCTTAAAGACATTCTCGCCGCTGATGGATGCCTCCCCATTGCTGCCGGAGCTTTTATCGGTGAGCATTCCTTTTCCAGTGCTGAAACACCCATCGCTGCCGATCGCCCGGATCTCCGGGACATAAGCCAGGCTGAAGCATTTGGCTGCAAAATTAAAGACAAACTGGATGCGATTCAATCGGTCGCGGAAATTGGGGGGCTCAATGTGCCTGGAGAATTTCCCTATCGTGGCGAAACCAAACTATGGGATGTCGATTTTATCACCGTCAACAGTGATTGCAATCAATGTCAGCTCTGCGCTGACATCTGTCCTGCAGGAGCCATCGATGTCGAAAACAGTCGCCTGATCAATCAAGAAAAATGTATCACCTGCTGCACCTGCATTAAAAATTGTCCTCAGCAGGCCAGAACCATCAAACACGGCCCTGTACATGATGCCTCAGTACGACTGAACACACTGTTCAAAGAGCCCAAGCAACCGGAGCTCTTTTACTAA